In Novosphingobium sp. MMS21-SN21R, a single genomic region encodes these proteins:
- the odhB gene encoding 2-oxoglutarate dehydrogenase complex dihydrolipoyllysine-residue succinyltransferase → MPIEVKVPTLGESVSEATVGQWLKKPGDTVTLDEPIVSLETDKVAVEVPAPAAGVLGALAANEGDTVSVGALLAFIEDSVAAAGAQAPAPRTEAPVAPASDTLPKDAVAASNTDVSVLSPAVRRAVLEHGIDPSSVKGTGKDGRLTKEDVTAAAQAKQAAPAAVVSAPVAAAPVAAVAGGRNEERVKMTRLRQTIAKRLKSAQETAALLTTFNDVDMSAVMEARAKYKDVFEKKHGVKLGLMSFFAKASVLALKDIPAVNAQMQGDEIVYFDYVDISVAVSAPNGLVVPVVRNVDKMSFADIEKSIADYGKKARDGALTMDDMKGGTFTISNGGVFGGLMSTPIINPPQSAVLGLHRIEDRAVVRNGEIVIRPMMYLALSYDHRIIDGREAVTALKTIKEAIEDPTRLLIDL, encoded by the coding sequence ATGCCGATTGAAGTTAAGGTTCCGACGTTGGGTGAAAGCGTCAGCGAGGCAACCGTAGGCCAGTGGCTGAAGAAGCCGGGTGACACTGTTACGCTCGACGAGCCCATCGTCAGCCTCGAGACGGACAAGGTTGCCGTGGAGGTGCCCGCACCTGCCGCTGGCGTGCTGGGCGCGCTGGCCGCGAACGAGGGCGACACGGTTTCGGTGGGTGCGCTGCTGGCCTTCATCGAGGACAGCGTTGCCGCCGCAGGCGCGCAGGCCCCTGCCCCGCGCACCGAAGCGCCGGTTGCGCCGGCTTCCGATACCCTGCCAAAGGATGCGGTTGCTGCCAGCAACACCGATGTGTCGGTGCTCTCGCCCGCCGTGCGCCGCGCAGTGCTGGAACACGGGATCGACCCTTCGAGCGTCAAGGGCACCGGCAAGGACGGCCGCCTGACCAAGGAAGACGTGACCGCTGCGGCGCAGGCCAAGCAGGCGGCGCCTGCTGCGGTCGTTTCCGCTCCGGTTGCTGCTGCGCCGGTGGCTGCTGTTGCTGGCGGCCGCAACGAAGAGCGCGTGAAGATGACGCGCCTGCGCCAGACCATCGCCAAGCGCCTGAAGAGCGCGCAGGAAACTGCCGCCCTGCTGACCACGTTCAACGATGTGGACATGAGCGCGGTGATGGAAGCGCGCGCGAAGTACAAGGACGTGTTCGAGAAGAAGCACGGCGTGAAGCTCGGGCTGATGTCGTTCTTCGCCAAGGCCTCGGTGCTGGCACTCAAGGACATTCCGGCGGTCAACGCGCAGATGCAGGGCGATGAGATCGTCTACTTCGATTACGTCGATATCTCGGTCGCGGTTTCGGCTCCGAACGGGCTGGTCGTGCCGGTGGTGCGCAATGTCGACAAGATGAGCTTTGCCGATATCGAGAAGTCGATTGCCGACTATGGCAAGAAGGCTCGCGACGGCGCGCTGACGATGGACGACATGAAGGGCGGCACGTTCACCATCTCGAACGGCGGCGTGTTCGGCGGACTCATGTCCACCCCGATCATCAACCCGCCGCAGTCGGCCGTGCTCGGCCTGCACCGCATCGAGGACCGTGCCGTGGTGCGGAACGGCGAGATCGTGATCCGTCCGATGATGTATCTGGCGCTGTCGTATGATCACCGGATCATCGATGGGCGCGAGGCCGTGACGGCGCTGAAGACGATCAAGGAAGCGATCGAGGATCCTACGCGGTTGCTGATCGATCTTTGA
- the lpdA gene encoding dihydrolipoyl dehydrogenase, with protein sequence MAEYDYDVLVIGAGPGGYVAAIRAAQLGLKVACADGRETLGGTCLNVGCIPSKALLHGSEKFDEVRNGTFDLYGIKTGKVELDLTAMQAQKLDSVKQLTGGIEFLFKKNKVTWLKGYAAFEDAHSVIVAGQKVTAKNIVIATGSGVTPLPGVTVDNDAGVIVDSTGALALTRVPDHMVVIGGGVIGLELGSVWRRLGAKVTVVEFLDQLLPGMDGDVRKEAAKIFKKQGMDLKLSTKVTGVAVAGSKATLTVEPSKGGEASTIEADCVLVAIGRRPYVDGLGLDKIGLEVNARGQIETDHDFATKVDGVWAIGDVIPGPMLAHKAEDEGIAVAENIAGLTGIVNHDVIPGVVYTFPEFAGVGLTEEAAREKGEVKVSKFPMLANSRAKTNHEPDGFVKVIADAKTDRVLGVWAIASVAGTMIAEAALAMEFGATSEDIAYTCHAHPTHSEALKEAAMGVQGKPIHM encoded by the coding sequence ATGGCTGAATACGATTACGACGTTCTTGTCATCGGTGCCGGTCCCGGCGGTTACGTTGCGGCGATCCGTGCGGCACAGCTGGGGTTGAAGGTGGCTTGTGCCGATGGGCGCGAGACGCTGGGGGGCACGTGCCTGAACGTCGGGTGCATTCCGTCCAAGGCGCTGCTCCACGGGTCTGAGAAGTTCGATGAAGTGCGCAACGGCACGTTCGATCTTTACGGCATCAAGACCGGCAAGGTCGAACTCGACCTGACCGCGATGCAGGCGCAGAAGCTGGATTCGGTCAAGCAGCTGACCGGTGGGATCGAGTTCCTGTTCAAGAAGAACAAGGTGACCTGGCTCAAGGGTTATGCCGCGTTCGAGGACGCGCACAGCGTAATCGTGGCGGGCCAGAAGGTCACCGCCAAGAACATCGTGATTGCGACGGGTTCGGGCGTGACGCCGCTGCCCGGCGTGACCGTCGATAACGACGCGGGCGTGATCGTGGATTCGACCGGTGCGCTGGCGCTGACCCGCGTGCCCGATCACATGGTGGTGATCGGTGGCGGCGTGATCGGGCTTGAGCTGGGTTCGGTCTGGCGGCGTCTGGGTGCCAAGGTAACGGTCGTCGAATTCCTCGACCAGTTGCTGCCAGGGATGGACGGCGACGTGCGCAAGGAAGCCGCCAAGATCTTCAAGAAGCAGGGCATGGACCTGAAGCTTTCCACCAAGGTGACGGGCGTTGCGGTCGCGGGGTCGAAGGCGACGCTGACGGTAGAACCCTCCAAGGGCGGCGAGGCTTCGACCATCGAGGCCGACTGCGTGCTGGTGGCGATCGGGCGGCGTCCCTATGTCGACGGGCTGGGTCTCGACAAGATCGGGCTTGAAGTCAACGCGCGCGGGCAGATCGAAACGGATCACGACTTTGCCACCAAGGTGGATGGCGTGTGGGCGATCGGCGACGTGATTCCGGGTCCGATGCTGGCGCACAAGGCCGAGGACGAAGGCATTGCCGTGGCCGAGAATATCGCGGGCCTTACCGGCATCGTGAACCATGACGTGATTCCGGGCGTGGTCTATACATTCCCCGAGTTTGCGGGCGTGGGCCTGACCGAGGAAGCCGCGCGCGAAAAGGGCGAGGTGAAGGTTTCCAAGTTCCCGATGCTGGCGAACAGCCGCGCCAAGACCAATCACGAACCGGACGGCTTCGTGAAAGTGATCGCCGACGCCAAGACCGACCGCGTGCTGGGCGTATGGGCCATCGCTTCGGTGGCCGGGACGATGATCGCCGAGGCCGCGCTCGCCATGGAATTCGGCGCGACGAGCGAAGACATCGCCTATACCTGCCACGCGCATCCGACCCATTCGGAAGCGCTGAAGGAAGCGGCGATGGGCGTGCAGGGCAAGCCGATCCATATGTGA
- a CDS encoding nitronate monooxygenase yields the protein MRRIAQRLGLRYPLIQAPMAGTSTPALAAAVCEAGGLGSIAIGAVDAKAARTAIADLRGRTARPFNVNAFVHQQAIRDIAIEQAWTGAMTPLFARFGAVPPTTLHEIYCSLNDDPDMLAVLVEAAPAVVSFHFGLPTREAIAALKAQGCLLLASATSLAEAEAAVASGMDAVVAQGFEAGGHRGVFDPGAADEQLGTLELVRILAAKLGVPVIAAGGIMDGADIRAALNAGADAVQLGTAFVGCPESAADEGYRAVLAQAPGTTLTRAISGRPARCLDNAFVGWASTTSTTVPDYPVTYDAGKALIAAARAAGEAGFGAHWAGTGFDRARPIPAADLVALLVQEAGFDA from the coding sequence ATGCGGCGGATCGCACAGCGGCTGGGTCTGCGCTATCCGCTGATCCAGGCACCGATGGCGGGGACATCCACCCCCGCCCTTGCTGCAGCCGTGTGCGAAGCGGGCGGTCTGGGATCGATTGCAATAGGCGCGGTCGATGCCAAGGCCGCTCGGACGGCGATTGCCGACTTGCGTGGGCGGACGGCGCGGCCGTTCAACGTCAACGCCTTCGTCCACCAGCAGGCGATACGCGACATCGCCATCGAACAGGCGTGGACCGGCGCGATGACGCCGCTGTTTGCACGGTTCGGGGCAGTGCCGCCAACAACCTTGCACGAAATCTACTGCTCGCTGAACGATGACCCTGACATGCTGGCGGTGCTGGTCGAGGCCGCACCCGCCGTGGTGAGCTTCCACTTCGGGCTGCCGACGCGCGAAGCGATTGCCGCGCTGAAAGCGCAAGGTTGCCTGCTTCTGGCCAGCGCGACGTCACTCGCCGAGGCGGAGGCGGCAGTGGCCAGCGGGATGGACGCGGTCGTGGCGCAGGGCTTTGAGGCAGGCGGACATCGCGGTGTGTTCGATCCCGGAGCGGCGGACGAACAGTTGGGCACGCTGGAACTCGTCAGGATCCTTGCCGCAAAGCTGGGCGTGCCGGTGATTGCGGCGGGCGGGATCATGGACGGGGCGGACATCCGGGCGGCGCTGAATGCTGGGGCGGACGCAGTGCAGCTTGGCACCGCCTTTGTCGGCTGCCCCGAGAGCGCAGCGGACGAGGGCTATCGCGCGGTTCTGGCGCAGGCACCGGGCACGACACTGACACGGGCGATCTCCGGCAGACCGGCGCGGTGCCTCGACAATGCCTTTGTGGGCTGGGCAAGCACGACCAGCACGACAGTGCCCGACTATCCGGTGACTTATGACGCGGGCAAGGCCCTGATCGCGGCGGCACGGGCGGCAGGTGAAGCGGGTTTCGGCGCGCACTGGGCGGGCACCGGATTCGACCGGGCAAGGCCGATCCCTGCGGCAGACCTTGTGGCATTGCTTGTGCAAGAGGCAGGTTTCGATGCCTGA
- a CDS encoding trimeric intracellular cation channel family protein produces MPDMPSADLSALIGLLDLVGIAVFALTGALLAAKLRQTFVTMAFFALVTGVGGGSVRDLLIGAPVFWVRDPWVAPACLGVALMAWFTPRQWWDKPVLEWADAAGLGAYAVLGTAKALAFGVAPVPAVLMGVITGCVGGIIRDVLAGRPSILMRPELYVTAAALSSVICAGGAALGLANGVVWPVAALAGFALRGAAIWWRLGLPVYQAER; encoded by the coding sequence ATGCCTGACATGCCGAGCGCGGATCTTTCGGCACTGATCGGACTGCTCGATCTGGTGGGCATCGCGGTGTTTGCGCTGACCGGGGCACTGCTGGCGGCAAAGCTGCGGCAGACGTTCGTGACGATGGCGTTCTTCGCGCTGGTGACCGGCGTTGGCGGTGGGTCGGTGCGCGATCTGCTGATCGGGGCGCCGGTGTTCTGGGTGCGCGATCCGTGGGTTGCGCCGGCGTGCCTTGGCGTGGCGCTGATGGCCTGGTTCACGCCAAGGCAGTGGTGGGATAAGCCTGTCCTCGAGTGGGCAGACGCGGCGGGGCTTGGGGCCTATGCGGTACTGGGCACGGCCAAGGCGCTGGCGTTTGGGGTGGCGCCGGTGCCTGCGGTTCTGATGGGTGTGATCACCGGCTGTGTCGGCGGAATCATCCGAGATGTGCTGGCCGGGCGGCCTTCGATCCTCATGCGCCCTGAGTTGTATGTGACCGCGGCGGCGCTTTCGTCAGTGATTTGTGCGGGCGGCGCGGCGCTGGGACTGGCGAACGGGGTGGTGTGGCCCGTCGCAGCGCTGGCGGGCTTCGCCTTGCGCGGCGCAGCGATCTGGTGGCGGCTGGGATTGCCGGTGTATCAGGCTGAACGCTAA
- a CDS encoding NADPH:quinone oxidoreductase family protein, producing MKALRTHAVGGPETLKLDDLPDPVPGAGEVVVRVRACSINFPDTLMIRDLYQFKPERPYAPGSELAGTIEALGEGVTGWSVGDRVMAMIGNGGLAEMAVVPADRLFALPADVDFATGASLLMTYGTTIHALKDRGHIKAGDTMLVLGAAGGVGLSAIELGKAYGARVIAAVSSEEKAQVARQAGADEVVIYGRAPFDKAQSKALAEQFKAACGPGGANIVYDIVGGDYSEPAVRAIAWEGRFLVVGFPAGIAKLPLNLTLLKSCDVCGVFWGGFIAREPDNFKAQVAELFGLLKAGKINPRVSQRFTLDEGREAIATLENRQAMGKVVVEMIG from the coding sequence ATGAAGGCTCTGCGCACTCACGCCGTGGGCGGCCCCGAAACGCTCAAGCTCGACGATCTGCCCGATCCCGTGCCCGGTGCGGGCGAAGTGGTCGTGCGCGTTCGTGCCTGCTCAATCAATTTTCCCGACACGCTGATGATCCGCGATCTCTACCAGTTCAAGCCAGAGCGCCCTTACGCCCCCGGCAGCGAACTTGCCGGGACTATCGAGGCCTTGGGCGAGGGCGTAACCGGCTGGTCGGTGGGCGACCGGGTCATGGCGATGATCGGCAATGGCGGCCTTGCCGAAATGGCCGTCGTCCCCGCTGACCGCCTGTTTGCGCTGCCCGCCGATGTGGACTTCGCCACCGGCGCTTCGCTGCTGATGACCTATGGCACCACCATCCACGCCCTCAAGGATCGTGGCCACATCAAGGCCGGTGACACCATGCTGGTGCTTGGCGCAGCGGGCGGCGTCGGCCTCTCCGCCATCGAACTCGGCAAAGCCTATGGCGCGCGCGTGATCGCCGCCGTCTCGAGCGAGGAAAAGGCCCAGGTCGCGCGCCAAGCGGGCGCGGATGAGGTCGTGATCTATGGTCGCGCTCCGTTCGATAAGGCGCAGTCCAAGGCATTGGCCGAACAGTTCAAGGCCGCCTGCGGACCGGGCGGCGCGAACATCGTTTATGACATTGTCGGCGGCGATTATTCCGAACCCGCCGTCCGCGCCATTGCGTGGGAAGGTCGCTTCCTCGTCGTCGGCTTCCCGGCTGGCATCGCCAAACTGCCGCTCAACCTCACCCTGCTCAAATCCTGCGATGTCTGCGGCGTGTTCTGGGGCGGCTTCATCGCGCGCGAACCAGACAACTTCAAGGCACAGGTCGCCGAGCTGTTTGGCCTCCTGAAAGCCGGCAAGATCAACCCCCGCGTCTCGCAGCGCTTCACCCTCGATGAAGGCCGCGAAGCCATCGCCACGCTCGAAAACCGTCAGGCCATGGGCAAGGTCGTGGTGGAAATGATCGGGTAA
- the leuD gene encoding 3-isopropylmalate dehydratase small subunit gives MEPVNQIDGRAIPFGRKNVDTDVIIPAKWLKTITRQGLGRGAFETIRTDPDNIFDSAEFAGSPILIAGDNFGCGSSREHAAWALLDLGVKAVIAPSFSDIFSGNAFKNGILTVVLPQEAIDRLMEVAVTDPVMIDLEAQTVTTPFQDRFSFEIDPFRKNCLLNGLDEVGLTMARDTAISTHEAKMRDHLPFLARGTDAVTAA, from the coding sequence ATGGAACCGGTGAACCAAATCGATGGACGGGCAATCCCGTTCGGCCGCAAGAACGTCGATACCGACGTAATCATCCCCGCCAAGTGGCTCAAGACGATCACCCGTCAGGGCCTTGGGCGTGGCGCGTTCGAGACGATCCGCACCGATCCGGACAACATCTTCGACAGTGCCGAATTTGCAGGCTCACCCATCCTGATCGCGGGCGACAACTTCGGCTGTGGCTCCAGCCGTGAACACGCAGCATGGGCCTTGCTCGATCTGGGCGTGAAGGCGGTCATCGCGCCGTCGTTTTCGGACATCTTCTCGGGCAATGCGTTCAAGAACGGCATTCTCACCGTCGTTCTGCCGCAGGAAGCGATTGACCGCCTGATGGAAGTCGCCGTCACCGACCCGGTGATGATCGATCTTGAGGCGCAAACCGTCACCACCCCGTTTCAGGATCGTTTCAGCTTCGAAATCGATCCGTTCCGCAAGAACTGCCTTCTGAACGGCCTCGACGAAGTCGGGCTGACGATGGCTCGCGATACCGCCATCTCCACCCACGAAGCGAAGATGCGCGATCACTTGCCTTTCCTCGCGCGCGGCACCGATGCCGTAACGGCAGCTTAA
- a CDS encoding LPXTG cell wall anchor domain-containing protein, which translates to MTKKTDWTGKAAMAGAAIGSAALAAALLYASRRKERAEKTAPKAPPVDVPETD; encoded by the coding sequence GTGACCAAGAAAACCGACTGGACCGGCAAGGCAGCCATGGCAGGCGCGGCAATCGGCTCCGCCGCGCTCGCCGCCGCTCTGCTTTACGCCTCGCGCCGCAAGGAACGCGCCGAAAAGACTGCGCCCAAAGCCCCGCCGGTCGACGTTCCCGAGACCGATTGA
- a CDS encoding DNA-deoxyinosine glycosylase, whose amino-acid sequence MTERKASFAPITDERTRVLILGSLPGEASLAAARYYANPRNQFWRLVGAVIGQDLEGAAYETRLATLLDHGIGLWDSIGTAIRQGSLDTAIRNVEANPLAHLVAALPALQAVAFNGAKSASIGAPQLAGEARLTLLRLPSSSPAHAALSFEAKHAQWIALRKFLG is encoded by the coding sequence ATGACCGAGCGCAAGGCCTCGTTCGCGCCGATAACCGATGAGCGAACCCGCGTCCTGATCCTCGGCAGCCTGCCCGGTGAGGCCAGCCTTGCCGCCGCGCGCTACTACGCCAATCCGCGCAACCAGTTCTGGCGACTGGTCGGCGCAGTCATCGGGCAGGATCTCGAAGGCGCGGCCTATGAAACCCGGCTGGCCACGCTTCTGGATCACGGCATCGGCCTGTGGGATTCCATCGGCACGGCCATCCGCCAAGGCAGCCTCGATACCGCCATCCGCAATGTCGAGGCCAACCCGCTGGCGCACCTCGTTGCTGCGCTCCCAGCTCTGCAGGCAGTCGCCTTCAACGGTGCGAAATCGGCCTCCATCGGCGCGCCGCAGCTGGCCGGCGAAGCGCGTCTGACCCTGCTCCGCCTGCCCTCCAGCAGCCCTGCGCATGCCGCGCTCAGCTTCGAGGCCAAGCACGCCCAATGGATAGCCCTGCGGAAATTCCTCGGGTAA
- a CDS encoding zinc ribbon domain-containing protein codes for MDMVKGVRVPERLYRGVLWLVSIVFAGFIIGLGNLVIGDLPLVEEQVYTAPADDTPAIRQLRKDIAQIGRDKAGIDDKLEIQRLQLDQATRASTTAGETFRAWIAARTATTNPQQDPEVLARTRELEQLKGNERAIQQAIADLENVRAPLDQRESALRSHENDLINEALPAQERAMFWQELRVFGLRLLITLPMLAVATWMVVKKRKSDHWPLMRGFVLAAVFVFFVELVPYLPSYGGYIRYAVGIALTFAAGHFLIKNMRAYIAHRTEVEAEAEQERRKRVSHDEAFKKMAAKVCPGCDRPIATTGDAESNFCVHCGMTLFDHCHSCNTRKMAFFRFCMTCGTPAKDEEAPPPLAPPTPVPA; via the coding sequence ATGGATATGGTCAAGGGAGTCCGCGTGCCGGAACGCCTCTATCGCGGCGTTCTCTGGCTGGTTTCGATCGTCTTTGCAGGCTTCATCATTGGCCTCGGCAATCTCGTGATCGGCGATCTGCCGCTGGTCGAGGAGCAGGTCTATACTGCCCCCGCTGACGATACGCCCGCGATCCGGCAGCTCCGCAAGGACATCGCCCAGATCGGGCGGGACAAAGCCGGCATCGACGACAAGCTCGAAATCCAGCGCCTCCAGCTCGATCAGGCGACACGCGCCTCGACCACCGCCGGCGAGACCTTCCGCGCCTGGATCGCAGCACGCACCGCCACCACCAATCCGCAACAGGACCCCGAAGTCCTCGCCCGCACGCGCGAACTCGAACAGCTCAAGGGCAACGAGCGCGCGATCCAGCAGGCCATTGCCGATCTTGAAAACGTCCGCGCTCCGCTCGACCAGCGCGAAAGTGCCCTGCGTTCCCATGAGAACGACCTGATCAACGAGGCCCTGCCTGCGCAGGAACGCGCGATGTTCTGGCAGGAACTGCGCGTCTTCGGTCTTCGACTGCTGATCACCTTGCCGATGCTCGCGGTCGCCACGTGGATGGTGGTGAAAAAGCGCAAGAGCGATCACTGGCCGCTGATGCGCGGTTTCGTGCTGGCGGCGGTGTTCGTGTTCTTCGTCGAACTCGTCCCCTATCTGCCAAGCTATGGCGGCTATATCCGCTACGCCGTCGGCATCGCGCTGACATTTGCCGCCGGGCATTTCCTGATCAAGAACATGCGCGCCTACATCGCGCATCGCACCGAAGTGGAAGCCGAGGCCGAGCAGGAGCGCCGCAAGCGCGTTTCCCATGACGAGGCGTTCAAGAAGATGGCGGCCAAAGTCTGCCCCGGCTGCGACCGCCCCATCGCCACCACGGGCGACGCCGAGTCCAACTTCTGCGTCCACTGCGGCATGACCCTGTTCGACCATTGCCACAGCTGCAACACTCGCAAGATGGCGTTCTTCCGCTTTTGCATGACCTGCGGCACGCCCGCCAAGGACGAGGAAGCCCCACCGCCCCTGGCGCCACCCACCCCCGTTCCTGCATGA
- the leuC gene encoding 3-isopropylmalate dehydratase large subunit → MPNNPRTLYQKIWDAHVVEQRDDGTALIYIDRHLVHEVTSPQAFEALRTSGRKVRRPDLTLAVPDHNLPTTARRAADGTRIPIADAESAQQLEALERNAPAFGIRYIGDADAEQGIVHVVGPEQGFSLPGATIVCGDSHTACHGGLGALAFGIGTSEVEHVLATQTLLLKQSKTMEVRVDGTLTPGVTAKDVVLHITGVLGAAGGTGSVIEYTGQVIRDLSIEGRLTISNMAIEHGARAGLCAPDEKTIAYIKGRPYAPKGDDWDKAVAWWTSLATDLGATYDKVVVIDAKDIAPSVTWGTSPEDVLPITGLVPAPESFADPSKQDAARASLAYMGLTPGQRMEDVEVQNIFIGSCTNSRIEDMRAAAAILKGRHKSANVKWAIVVPGSGLVKQQAEAEGLDRVFIDAGFEWREPGCSACLGMNPDKVPAGERCASTSNRNFVGRQGPGARTHLVSPAMAAAAAVTGHLTDVRKLMA, encoded by the coding sequence ATGCCGAACAATCCACGCACCCTCTACCAGAAGATCTGGGACGCCCACGTTGTCGAACAGCGCGACGATGGCACGGCCCTGATCTATATCGACCGTCACCTCGTCCACGAAGTGACCAGCCCGCAGGCGTTCGAAGCGCTTCGCACGTCGGGCCGGAAGGTGCGCCGCCCCGATCTCACGCTTGCCGTGCCCGATCATAATCTGCCCACCACCGCGCGCCGCGCCGCCGACGGCACGCGCATTCCCATTGCGGACGCGGAATCCGCCCAGCAACTCGAAGCGCTTGAGCGCAATGCGCCCGCCTTCGGCATCCGCTACATCGGCGATGCCGATGCGGAGCAGGGCATCGTCCACGTTGTCGGGCCGGAACAGGGCTTCTCGCTCCCCGGCGCGACCATCGTCTGCGGTGACAGCCACACCGCCTGCCACGGCGGCCTCGGCGCGCTGGCCTTTGGCATCGGCACCAGCGAGGTCGAACACGTCCTCGCCACGCAAACGCTGCTTCTCAAGCAATCGAAGACCATGGAAGTCCGTGTCGATGGCACGCTGACCCCCGGCGTCACCGCCAAGGACGTAGTCCTGCACATCACCGGGGTGCTCGGCGCGGCGGGCGGCACCGGCTCGGTCATCGAATATACCGGGCAGGTCATCCGCGACCTGTCGATCGAGGGCCGGTTGACCATCTCGAACATGGCAATCGAACACGGCGCGCGCGCAGGCCTGTGCGCGCCCGATGAAAAGACCATCGCCTATATCAAGGGCCGTCCCTATGCGCCCAAGGGCGATGATTGGGACAAGGCCGTGGCATGGTGGACGAGCCTCGCCACCGATCTCGGCGCGACCTATGACAAGGTCGTCGTGATCGATGCCAAGGACATCGCGCCTTCGGTTACCTGGGGCACCAGTCCTGAGGACGTCCTGCCGATCACCGGCCTCGTCCCCGCGCCCGAAAGCTTTGCCGATCCGTCCAAGCAGGACGCCGCCCGCGCCAGCCTCGCTTACATGGGCCTGACCCCCGGTCAGCGCATGGAAGACGTCGAGGTCCAGAACATCTTCATTGGCTCCTGCACCAACAGCCGCATCGAAGACATGCGCGCCGCCGCCGCGATCCTCAAGGGTCGCCACAAGTCCGCCAACGTCAAGTGGGCGATCGTCGTCCCCGGCTCGGGCCTCGTCAAGCAGCAGGCCGAGGCCGAAGGCCTTGACCGCGTGTTCATCGACGCGGGCTTCGAATGGCGCGAACCGGGCTGTTCGGCCTGCCTCGGCATGAACCCGGACAAGGTGCCTGCGGGCGAACGCTGCGCTTCCACCTCGAACCGCAATTTCGTCGGACGGCAAGGGCCGGGCGCGCGCACGCACCTCGTCAGCCCGGCGATGGCCGCCGCCGCCGCCGTAACCGGGCACTTGACCGACGTCCGCAAGCTGATGGCCTGA
- a CDS encoding sterol desaturase family protein: MQTLAAILIVIATVLAMEFVAWSSHKYVMHGFGWGWHRDHHEPHDGFLEKNDLYALFGAAISITFFAIGSPLVRGDAAWWPGTWIGLGVLAYGVIYTLVHDGLVHQRWFRWVPKRGYAKRLVQAHKLHHATIGKEGGVSFGFVIARDPAVLKRELRVQRERGIAVLREAVD, translated from the coding sequence ATGCAGACGCTTGCCGCCATTCTGATCGTGATCGCCACGGTGCTCGCCATGGAGTTCGTGGCGTGGTCCAGCCACAAATATGTGATGCATGGCTTCGGCTGGGGCTGGCACCGCGACCACCATGAACCGCATGACGGGTTCCTTGAGAAAAATGACCTTTATGCGCTGTTCGGAGCGGCGATTTCGATCACGTTTTTTGCCATCGGCAGCCCGCTGGTGCGCGGCGACGCGGCGTGGTGGCCGGGGACCTGGATCGGCCTTGGCGTGCTGGCTTATGGGGTGATTTACACGCTGGTGCATGACGGGCTGGTCCACCAGCGCTGGTTCCGCTGGGTGCCCAAGCGCGGCTATGCCAAGCGGCTGGTGCAGGCGCACAAGCTGCACCACGCGACCATCGGCAAGGAAGGCGGGGTGAGCTTCGGCTTTGTGATTGCGCGCGATCCGGCGGTGCTGAAGCGGGAGCTGCGGGTGCAGCGGGAGCGGGGGATTGCGGTGTTGCGGGAAGCGGTGGACTGA
- a CDS encoding DUF4145 domain-containing protein — MITLTVGQTGGTDWLDWSAAMFSALAWPLAALVIALIFRRHLLALLSRLDELSWGDKSARFAQQLDSLESQAPPLQASIEPGPELALSGDHSRFLKLLDLSPNAAVLDSWSGIEDALQGLAHTHQLAIADPIQAARHLHQHGILPARTAGMIGEMRSLRNAAAHNQDISVSDALRFRNLAKGVLNEIRLA, encoded by the coding sequence ATGATCACGCTCACCGTAGGCCAGACCGGCGGCACCGACTGGCTTGACTGGTCCGCCGCCATGTTCTCGGCGCTCGCCTGGCCCTTGGCCGCGCTGGTCATAGCGCTGATCTTCCGCAGGCACCTGCTCGCGCTGCTGTCCCGTCTCGATGAACTGAGCTGGGGCGACAAGTCCGCCCGCTTCGCCCAGCAGCTCGACAGCCTCGAATCGCAGGCCCCGCCATTGCAGGCGAGCATCGAACCCGGGCCCGAACTCGCGCTGTCGGGCGATCACAGCCGCTTCCTCAAACTGCTCGACCTGTCCCCCAACGCCGCCGTGCTCGATTCATGGTCGGGCATCGAAGACGCGCTGCAAGGCCTCGCCCACACCCACCAGCTCGCCATAGCCGACCCCATACAAGCCGCCCGCCACCTCCACCAACACGGCATCCTCCCCGCCCGCACCGCAGGCATGATCGGCGAAATGCGGAGCCTGAGAAACGCGGCGGCCCACAATCAGGACATCTCGGTGTCCGACGCGCTGCGGTTTAGGAACTTGGCGAAGGGAGTGCTGAACGAGATCAGGTTGGCGTGA